Proteins encoded together in one Diceros bicornis minor isolate mBicDic1 chromosome 18, mDicBic1.mat.cur, whole genome shotgun sequence window:
- the PRR29 gene encoding proline-rich protein 29 isoform X4 translates to MASRRGGSWGRPLPQGAAPTPWVTVLQPLPWAVPPPPTQPGRVKEGETPGSPALCPALPRTFSGSPRCTLPPPPRPASAPWGVGVREKALGSGQRAGETRRGPAEPYPLDLLELMMLQNAQMHQLLLSHLVAAALNPRPVSPHPQVYLEGQQEEYEEEEEMEAQEEGPVVFHHHYLPCPRPTLGAPLPWPGPFLSPPPHQPHLQDTARIQHRPPASRKRGA, encoded by the exons ATGGCTTCCAGGCGTGGAGGGAGCTGGGGTCGCCCCCTACCACAGGGTGCAGCCCCGACG ccctgggtgACCGTCTTGCAGCCCCTCCCGTGGGCCGTCCCACCGCCGCCCACGCAGCCGGGCCGCGTGAAGGAAGGTGAGACACCAGGCTCACCCGCCTTGTGCCCTGCTCTGCCCCGCACATTCTCTGGGAGTCCGCGCTgcaccctccccccccccccccgccccgcttcCGCGCCCTGGGGGGTGGGCGTCCGCGAAAAGGCCCTGGGTtcggggcagagggcaggggagaCCCGGCGCGGGCCTGCTGAACCCTACCCCCTAGACCTACTGGAGCTGATGATGCTGCAGAACGCGCAGATGCACCAGCTGCTGCTGAGTCACCTGGTGGCAGCGGCGCTCAACCCCAGGCCCGTCTCGCCCCACCCGCAG GTCTACCTGGAGGGCCAACAGGAGGagtatgaggaggaggaggagatggaagcccaggaggaagggcctgtgGTGTTCCACCACCACTACCTGCCCTGCCCGAGGCCCACTCTGGGCGCCCCCCTACCGTGGCCAggccctttcctttctcctcccccacaTCAGCCCCACTTGCAGGACACGGCCAGGATTCAGCACCGCCCTCCTGCCTCCAGGAAAAGGGGGGCGTAA
- the PRR29 gene encoding proline-rich protein 29 isoform X3, translating into MASRRGGSWGRPLPQGAAPTPWVTVLQPLPWAVPPPPTQPGRVKEGETPGSPALCPALPRTFSGSPRCTLPPPPRPASAPWGVGVREKALGSGQRAGETRRGPAEPYPLDLLELMMLQNAQMHQLLLSHLVAAALNPRPVSPHPQVYLEGQQEEYEEEEEMEAQEEGPVVFHHHYLPCPRPTLGAPLPWPGPFLSPPPHQPHLQDTARIQHRPPASRKRGARAVPPPPPPSATGTLGVDVPPASDHYDAESLPGGQTLALGPAPASPQG; encoded by the exons ATGGCTTCCAGGCGTGGAGGGAGCTGGGGTCGCCCCCTACCACAGGGTGCAGCCCCGACG ccctgggtgACCGTCTTGCAGCCCCTCCCGTGGGCCGTCCCACCGCCGCCCACGCAGCCGGGCCGCGTGAAGGAAGGTGAGACACCAGGCTCACCCGCCTTGTGCCCTGCTCTGCCCCGCACATTCTCTGGGAGTCCGCGCTgcaccctccccccccccccccgccccgcttcCGCGCCCTGGGGGGTGGGCGTCCGCGAAAAGGCCCTGGGTtcggggcagagggcaggggagaCCCGGCGCGGGCCTGCTGAACCCTACCCCCTAGACCTACTGGAGCTGATGATGCTGCAGAACGCGCAGATGCACCAGCTGCTGCTGAGTCACCTGGTGGCAGCGGCGCTCAACCCCAGGCCCGTCTCGCCCCACCCGCAG GTCTACCTGGAGGGCCAACAGGAGGagtatgaggaggaggaggagatggaagcccaggaggaagggcctgtgGTGTTCCACCACCACTACCTGCCCTGCCCGAGGCCCACTCTGGGCGCCCCCCTACCGTGGCCAggccctttcctttctcctcccccacaTCAGCCCCACTTGCAGGACACGGCCAGGATTCAGCACCGCCCTCCTGCCTCCAGGAAAAGGGGGGC gagagctgtgcccccacccccaccccccagtgcCACAGGGACTCTGGGTGTAGATGTACCCCCAGCTTCAG ACCACTATGATGCCGAGAGCCTGCCAGGAGGACAGACGCTGGCCCTGGGACCCGCACCAGCTTCACCACAAGGCTGA
- the PRR29 gene encoding proline-rich protein 29 isoform X7 produces the protein MASRRGGSWGRPLPQGAAPTPWVTVLQPLPWAVPPPPTQPGRVKEDLLELMMLQNAQMHQLLLSHLVAAALNPRPVSPHPQESCAPTPTPQCHRDSGCRCTPSFRRKSR, from the exons ATGGCTTCCAGGCGTGGAGGGAGCTGGGGTCGCCCCCTACCACAGGGTGCAGCCCCGACG ccctgggtgACCGTCTTGCAGCCCCTCCCGTGGGCCGTCCCACCGCCGCCCACGCAGCCGGGCCGCGTGAAGGAAG ACCTACTGGAGCTGATGATGCTGCAGAACGCGCAGATGCACCAGCTGCTGCTGAGTCACCTGGTGGCAGCGGCGCTCAACCCCAGGCCCGTCTCGCCCCACCCGCAG gagagctgtgcccccacccccaccccccagtgcCACAGGGACTCTGGGTGTAGATGTACCCCCAGCTTCAG gaggaagtcaagatga
- the PRR29 gene encoding proline-rich protein 29 isoform X2 codes for MASRRGGSWGRPLPQGAAPTPWVTVLQPLPWAVPPPPTQPGRVKEDLLELMMLQNAQMHQLLLSHLVAAALNPRPVSPHPQVYLEGQQEEYEEEEEMEAQEEGPVVFHHHYLPCPRPTLGAPLPWPGPFLSPPPHQPHLQDTARIQHRPPASRKRGARAVPPPPPPSATGTLGVDVPPASGGSQDEGAVSPQTTMMPRACQEDRRWPWDPHQLHHKAENGPGAPKCPSSACRLCTHTWPPFSPSNPTRPLLLGESVPPPHPPPPSPPPPPRSSQH; via the exons ATGGCTTCCAGGCGTGGAGGGAGCTGGGGTCGCCCCCTACCACAGGGTGCAGCCCCGACG ccctgggtgACCGTCTTGCAGCCCCTCCCGTGGGCCGTCCCACCGCCGCCCACGCAGCCGGGCCGCGTGAAGGAAG ACCTACTGGAGCTGATGATGCTGCAGAACGCGCAGATGCACCAGCTGCTGCTGAGTCACCTGGTGGCAGCGGCGCTCAACCCCAGGCCCGTCTCGCCCCACCCGCAG GTCTACCTGGAGGGCCAACAGGAGGagtatgaggaggaggaggagatggaagcccaggaggaagggcctgtgGTGTTCCACCACCACTACCTGCCCTGCCCGAGGCCCACTCTGGGCGCCCCCCTACCGTGGCCAggccctttcctttctcctcccccacaTCAGCCCCACTTGCAGGACACGGCCAGGATTCAGCACCGCCCTCCTGCCTCCAGGAAAAGGGGGGC gagagctgtgcccccacccccaccccccagtgcCACAGGGACTCTGGGTGTAGATGTACCCCCAGCTTCAG gaggaagtcaagatgagGGTGCTGTCTCCCCCCAGACCACTATGATGCCGAGAGCCTGCCAGGAGGACAGACGCTGGCCCTGGGACCCGCACCAGCTTCACCACAAGGCTGAAAACGGCCCTGGAGCCCCCAAGTGCCCCTCCAGTGCCTGCCGGCTCTGCACCCACACCTGGCCACCATTCTCTCCCTCAAACCCAACCAGGCCTCTCCTCCTGGGTGAATCagtcccacctccccacccacccccaccatccccccctcccccgccccgctCCTCCCAGCACTGA
- the PRR29 gene encoding proline-rich protein 29 isoform X6, producing MASRRGGSWGRPLPQGAAPTPWVTVLQPLPWAVPPPPTQPGRVKEGETPGSPALCPALPRTFSGSPRCTLPPPPRPASAPWGVGVREKALGSGQRAGETRRGPAEPYPLDLLELMMLQNAQMHQLLLSHLVAAALNPRPVSPHPQESCAPTPTPQCHRDSGCRCTPSFRRKSR from the exons ATGGCTTCCAGGCGTGGAGGGAGCTGGGGTCGCCCCCTACCACAGGGTGCAGCCCCGACG ccctgggtgACCGTCTTGCAGCCCCTCCCGTGGGCCGTCCCACCGCCGCCCACGCAGCCGGGCCGCGTGAAGGAAGGTGAGACACCAGGCTCACCCGCCTTGTGCCCTGCTCTGCCCCGCACATTCTCTGGGAGTCCGCGCTgcaccctccccccccccccccgccccgcttcCGCGCCCTGGGGGGTGGGCGTCCGCGAAAAGGCCCTGGGTtcggggcagagggcaggggagaCCCGGCGCGGGCCTGCTGAACCCTACCCCCTAGACCTACTGGAGCTGATGATGCTGCAGAACGCGCAGATGCACCAGCTGCTGCTGAGTCACCTGGTGGCAGCGGCGCTCAACCCCAGGCCCGTCTCGCCCCACCCGCAG gagagctgtgcccccacccccaccccccagtgcCACAGGGACTCTGGGTGTAGATGTACCCCCAGCTTCAG gaggaagtcaagatga
- the PRR29 gene encoding proline-rich protein 29 isoform X5, with the protein MASRRGGSWGRPLPQGAAPTPWVTVLQPLPWAVPPPPTQPGRVKEDLLELMMLQNAQMHQLLLSHLVAAALNPRPVSPHPQVYLEGQQEEYEEEEEMEAQEEGPVVFHHHYLPCPRPTLGAPLPWPGPFLSPPPHQPHLQDTARIQHRPPASRKRGARAVPPPPPPSATGTLGVDVPPASDHYDAESLPGGQTLALGPAPASPQG; encoded by the exons ATGGCTTCCAGGCGTGGAGGGAGCTGGGGTCGCCCCCTACCACAGGGTGCAGCCCCGACG ccctgggtgACCGTCTTGCAGCCCCTCCCGTGGGCCGTCCCACCGCCGCCCACGCAGCCGGGCCGCGTGAAGGAAG ACCTACTGGAGCTGATGATGCTGCAGAACGCGCAGATGCACCAGCTGCTGCTGAGTCACCTGGTGGCAGCGGCGCTCAACCCCAGGCCCGTCTCGCCCCACCCGCAG GTCTACCTGGAGGGCCAACAGGAGGagtatgaggaggaggaggagatggaagcccaggaggaagggcctgtgGTGTTCCACCACCACTACCTGCCCTGCCCGAGGCCCACTCTGGGCGCCCCCCTACCGTGGCCAggccctttcctttctcctcccccacaTCAGCCCCACTTGCAGGACACGGCCAGGATTCAGCACCGCCCTCCTGCCTCCAGGAAAAGGGGGGC gagagctgtgcccccacccccaccccccagtgcCACAGGGACTCTGGGTGTAGATGTACCCCCAGCTTCAG ACCACTATGATGCCGAGAGCCTGCCAGGAGGACAGACGCTGGCCCTGGGACCCGCACCAGCTTCACCACAAGGCTGA
- the ICAM2 gene encoding intercellular adhesion molecule 2 has product MFPFGCWGLPVALLALLCCPGSGEVFEVLMSSERLVVEPGMSWKINCSTNCTQPEKGGLETTLNKTLLVSQTQWKQYLVSSASQDTDVYCYFLCSGEQKLKSLNISVFHPPEQVLLTLQPTRVVLGTSFTVECRVPSVAPLERLTLTLLRGKKTLHNKTFEKTIPDPQEAMAMYSATAHREDGHHNFYCKAELDLRSRGGHIISYVSEPRELEVYEPMQNNQMVIIITVVSVLLFLFVTSILLCFVFGQHWHRHRTGNYRVQGAAACFRA; this is encoded by the exons ATGTTCCCTTTTGGTTGCTGGGGCCTGCCTGTGGCCCTTCTCGCCCTGCTCTGCTGCCCAG GGTCTGGTGAGGTGTTCGAGGTGCTTATGTCGTCAGAACGGCTGGTGGTGGAGCCTGGAATGTCCTGGAAGATCAACTGTAGTACCAACTGCACCCAGCCTGAGAAGGGTGGTCTGGAGACCACCCTAAACAAGACTCTGCTGGTCAGTCAAACTCAGTGGAAGCAGTACTTGGTCTCCAGTGCATCCCAAGACACTGACGTCTATTGCTACTTCCTCTGCTCCGGGGAACAAAAGTTAAAGTCTCTGAACATCAGTGTGTTCC ACCCTCCGGAGCAGGTGCTGCTGACGCTACAGCCCACTCGGGTGGTTCTGGGCACATCATTCACCGTCGAGTGCAGAGTGCCCTCTGTGGCACCCCTTGAGAGGCTAACCCTCACCCTGCTCCGTGGCAAAAAGACTCTGCACAATAAAACCTTTGAGAAGACAATACCTGACCCCCAAGAGGCCATGGCCATGTACAGCGCCACAGCCCACAGGGAAGACGGCCACCACAACTTCTACTGCAAAGCCGAACTGGACCTGCGGTCTCGTGGCGGGCACATCATTTCCTATGTCTCAGAGCCCCGGGAGCTTGAGGTCTACG agcccatGCAGAACAACCAGATGGTCATCATCATCACGGTCGTGTCGGTGCTGCTGTTCTTGTTTGTGACATCCATTCTGCTGTGCTTTGTCTTCGGCCAGCACTGGCACCGGCATCGGACGGGGAACTACAGGGTGCAGGGTGCAGCGGCGTGCTTCAGGGCCTGA
- the PRR29 gene encoding proline-rich protein 29 isoform X1, which translates to MASRRGGSWGRPLPQGAAPTPWVTVLQPLPWAVPPPPTQPGRVKEGETPGSPALCPALPRTFSGSPRCTLPPPPRPASAPWGVGVREKALGSGQRAGETRRGPAEPYPLDLLELMMLQNAQMHQLLLSHLVAAALNPRPVSPHPQVYLEGQQEEYEEEEEMEAQEEGPVVFHHHYLPCPRPTLGAPLPWPGPFLSPPPHQPHLQDTARIQHRPPASRKRGARAVPPPPPPSATGTLGVDVPPASGGSQDEGAVSPQTTMMPRACQEDRRWPWDPHQLHHKAENGPGAPKCPSSACRLCTHTWPPFSPSNPTRPLLLGESVPPPHPPPPSPPPPPRSSQH; encoded by the exons ATGGCTTCCAGGCGTGGAGGGAGCTGGGGTCGCCCCCTACCACAGGGTGCAGCCCCGACG ccctgggtgACCGTCTTGCAGCCCCTCCCGTGGGCCGTCCCACCGCCGCCCACGCAGCCGGGCCGCGTGAAGGAAGGTGAGACACCAGGCTCACCCGCCTTGTGCCCTGCTCTGCCCCGCACATTCTCTGGGAGTCCGCGCTgcaccctccccccccccccccgccccgcttcCGCGCCCTGGGGGGTGGGCGTCCGCGAAAAGGCCCTGGGTtcggggcagagggcaggggagaCCCGGCGCGGGCCTGCTGAACCCTACCCCCTAGACCTACTGGAGCTGATGATGCTGCAGAACGCGCAGATGCACCAGCTGCTGCTGAGTCACCTGGTGGCAGCGGCGCTCAACCCCAGGCCCGTCTCGCCCCACCCGCAG GTCTACCTGGAGGGCCAACAGGAGGagtatgaggaggaggaggagatggaagcccaggaggaagggcctgtgGTGTTCCACCACCACTACCTGCCCTGCCCGAGGCCCACTCTGGGCGCCCCCCTACCGTGGCCAggccctttcctttctcctcccccacaTCAGCCCCACTTGCAGGACACGGCCAGGATTCAGCACCGCCCTCCTGCCTCCAGGAAAAGGGGGGC gagagctgtgcccccacccccaccccccagtgcCACAGGGACTCTGGGTGTAGATGTACCCCCAGCTTCAG gaggaagtcaagatgagGGTGCTGTCTCCCCCCAGACCACTATGATGCCGAGAGCCTGCCAGGAGGACAGACGCTGGCCCTGGGACCCGCACCAGCTTCACCACAAGGCTGAAAACGGCCCTGGAGCCCCCAAGTGCCCCTCCAGTGCCTGCCGGCTCTGCACCCACACCTGGCCACCATTCTCTCCCTCAAACCCAACCAGGCCTCTCCTCCTGGGTGAATCagtcccacctccccacccacccccaccatccccccctcccccgccccgctCCTCCCAGCACTGA